One region of Miscanthus floridulus cultivar M001 chromosome 19, ASM1932011v1, whole genome shotgun sequence genomic DNA includes:
- the LOC136525818 gene encoding protein DETOXIFICATION 56-like has translation MNLTWFDKQAITTAFLGRLGDLQLAAGTLGYSFANVTGFAVLSGLCGAMAPICGQAHGAGNVALLRGTLLRATLMLLAASVPIALLWTRIDAVLLRFGQRPDIADTARTYVLCLLLELAITSVLNPLKAYLSAQEVMLPMLFAAALALVLHIPLTVSLSARMGVRGVAAAVWLSDLALMLMLAAYVLAHELRRRTKPQQQQQTVADSTVGLRLKIE, from the exons ATGAACCTCACCTGGTTCGACAAGCAGGCCATCACCACGGCGTTCCTGGGCCGCCTCGGCGACCTCCAGCTGGCCGCCGGCACGCTCGGCTACAGCTTCGCCAACGTCACCGGCTTCGCCGTCCTCAGCGGCCTCTGCGGCGCCATGGCGCCCATCTGCGGCCAGGCGCACGGCGCCGGCAACGTCGCCCTACTACGCGGGACGCTGCTCAGGGCCACGCTCATGCTCCTTGCCGCCTCCGTACCCATCGCGCTTCTTTGGACGCGCATCGACGCCGTCCTGCTGCGGTTCGGCCAGCGGCCCGACATCGCGGACACGGCCAGGACCTACGTGCTATGTCTCCTCTTGGAGCTCGCCATCACCTCCGTGCTCAACCCGCTCAAGGCCTACCTCAGCGCGCAGGAGGTGATGCTGCCCATGCTGTTCGCCGCCGCGCTGGCGCTAGTGCTCCACATCCCGCTGACCGTGTCGCTCTCCGCCAGGATGGGCGTCCGGGGTGTGGCCGCGGCCGTCTGGCTCAGCGACCTCGCCCTCATGCTCATGCTCGCCGCCTACGTGCTCGCCCATGAGCTCCGTCGGCGAACCAAGCCGCAACAACAGCAGCAGACAGTGGCGGATTCAACA gtggggctgagacttaagatcgagtag
- the LOC136525819 gene encoding probable calcium-binding protein CML32, which translates to MPSASFRLRNGSLNMDGEITVDELAQAPDTLGLDADRAGLAATVGAAGLRLEDFDKLHRALGDAFFGALVDQQDAAGADGGKGGEEDEQEMWEAFKVFDVDGDGFISAAELQEVLKKLGLPEASSMD; encoded by the exons ATGCCGTCGGCGTCGTTCCGGCTCCGCAACGGGAGCTTGAACAT GGACGGCGAGATCACGGTGGACGAGCTAGCGCAGGCGCCGGACACGTTGGGCCTGGACGCCGACCGCGCCGGCCTGGCCGCCACCGTCGGCGCCGCGGGCCTCCGCCTCGAGGACTTCGACAAGCTCCACCGCGCGCTCGGGGACGCCTTCTTCGGCGCGCTCGTGGACCAGCAGGACGCCGCCGGGGCGGACGGCGGCAAGGgtggcgaggaggacgagcaggagATGTGGGAGGCGTTCAAGGTCTTCGACGTCGACGGCGATGGCTTCATCTCTGCCGCCGAGCTGCAGGAGGTGCTCAAGAAGCTGGGACTCCCCGAGGCCAGCAGCATGGACTAG